In Streptomyces sp. NBC_00569, a single genomic region encodes these proteins:
- a CDS encoding DUF899 domain-containing protein codes for MGLPNIVTREEWLGARQELLAREKAATRARDALNTQRRELPMVEIEKLYVFEGPDGKSELLDLFEGRPQLIVYHFMFGPDQDAGCPNCSAFLDQIGHLSHLRARGTEFAAVSRAPFTKLLPFKARMGWTVPWYSAATSDFNQDFGFAADEEPRDLPGLSCFLRDGDRVYHTYSTTGRGLDGIGSMTSLLDLTALGRQEEWEEPAGRASALGAPAGGARVRYHDEYPD; via the coding sequence ATGGGGCTGCCGAACATCGTCACCCGCGAGGAGTGGCTCGGCGCGCGCCAAGAACTGCTCGCCAGGGAGAAGGCGGCGACCCGCGCCCGCGACGCGCTCAACACGCAGCGCCGCGAACTGCCCATGGTGGAGATCGAGAAGCTGTACGTGTTCGAGGGACCCGACGGCAAGTCGGAGCTCCTCGACCTGTTCGAGGGCCGCCCCCAGCTCATCGTCTACCACTTCATGTTCGGCCCGGACCAGGACGCGGGCTGCCCCAACTGCTCCGCGTTCCTCGACCAGATCGGGCACCTCTCTCATCTGCGCGCCAGGGGAACGGAGTTCGCGGCGGTGTCGCGCGCCCCGTTCACCAAACTCCTGCCGTTCAAGGCCCGCATGGGTTGGACGGTGCCCTGGTACTCGGCGGCCACGAGCGACTTCAACCAGGACTTCGGCTTCGCGGCGGACGAGGAGCCCCGCGACCTGCCCGGTCTCAGCTGCTTCCTGCGCGACGGCGACCGGGTCTACCACACGTACTCCACGACGGGCCGGGGCCTCGACGGCATCGGCTCCATGACGAGCCTGCTCGACCTGACCGCGCTCGGCCGGCAGGAGGAGTGGGAGGAGCCGGCGGGGCGGGCGTCGGCGCTCGGTGCCCCGGCGGGCGGCGCGCGCGTCCGCTATCACGACGAGTATCCGGACTGA
- a CDS encoding ATP-binding protein → MPLGTEVGEATLGDETAARSGAASPRRSSFELAPHPGSAAQARKLTRAHLSGWAVCDDTCDAAALVISELVTNAIVHTASSRIVCELHDGDDRVRIAVRDEGWAPGEPHPARRIAPEEEHGRGLLLVAAVSTAWGAQETGPGLLVWAELARDADSAQDASATQGHSPVAGPHGIPRPHHGGEPHTGGAPHSPDRGPGTETGPAFDTQQFESEFETGCGTDFGPAAGPGTGTGAGAGWVW, encoded by the coding sequence GTGCCGTTAGGAACAGAAGTCGGCGAAGCTACGCTCGGTGACGAAACCGCAGCGCGCTCCGGCGCCGCGTCCCCGCGCCGCAGCAGCTTCGAACTGGCTCCCCACCCGGGTTCTGCCGCTCAGGCCCGGAAGCTGACGCGCGCCCACCTCAGCGGCTGGGCAGTGTGCGATGACACCTGCGACGCGGCTGCCCTGGTGATCTCCGAACTGGTCACGAACGCGATCGTCCACACGGCGAGCAGCCGCATAGTGTGCGAGCTCCACGACGGTGACGACCGGGTCCGGATAGCTGTGCGTGACGAGGGCTGGGCCCCCGGTGAGCCGCATCCCGCCCGCCGCATCGCCCCGGAGGAGGAGCACGGACGTGGCCTGCTGCTCGTGGCGGCGGTGAGCACCGCGTGGGGCGCGCAGGAAACCGGCCCCGGACTTCTGGTGTGGGCCGAGCTCGCACGCGACGCGGACAGCGCGCAGGACGCGAGCGCCACCCAAGGACACTCCCCCGTCGCCGGACCCCATGGGATACCCCGGCCGCACCACGGCGGTGAACCGCACACCGGTGGAGCACCTCACTCCCCCGACAGGGGACCGGGCACCGAAACGGGCCCCGCCTTCGACACGCAGCAGTTCGAGTCAGAGTTCGAGACGGGGTGCGGCACCGACTTCGGCCCGGCCGCCGGCCCCGGTACGGGAACGGGGGCGGGAGCCGGATGGGTGTGGTGA
- a CDS encoding helix-turn-helix domain-containing protein: MSEPRSAPTVGQVVLGRRLQDLRERAGLKREEAAKVLRVAPATVRRMEMAEVGLKIPYLQLLLKSYGVTDEEADAFVRLAEEANKPGWWQRFHDILPGWFSMYVSLEGAASLIRSYEPHFVPGLLQTEDYARGVLRSGAVGRALAEDPDVVERHVALRMQRQELITREDAPRLWMVMDETALRRPVGGPDVMRGQIDRLLEATELANVTLQIAEFAAGPHPGTYGPFVLFRFAMSELPDMVYSEYLTGAVYLDARPEVATHLEVMDRMAAHAATAHRTKDILRDLRKEL, from the coding sequence GTGAGCGAACCGCGGTCCGCTCCGACCGTTGGCCAGGTCGTCCTCGGCCGGCGCCTCCAGGACCTGCGCGAACGCGCCGGGCTCAAGCGCGAGGAGGCCGCGAAGGTCCTGCGCGTCGCCCCCGCCACGGTCCGCCGCATGGAGATGGCCGAGGTCGGCCTGAAGATCCCGTACCTCCAGCTCCTCCTTAAGTCCTACGGCGTCACCGACGAAGAGGCGGATGCCTTCGTCAGGCTCGCCGAAGAGGCCAACAAGCCCGGCTGGTGGCAGCGGTTCCACGACATCCTGCCCGGCTGGTTCTCGATGTACGTGAGCCTGGAAGGCGCCGCCAGCCTCATCCGGTCGTACGAGCCCCACTTCGTTCCCGGGCTCCTGCAGACCGAGGACTACGCGCGTGGCGTGCTGCGCTCCGGAGCCGTCGGCCGCGCCCTCGCCGAGGACCCCGACGTCGTCGAGCGGCATGTCGCGCTCCGGATGCAGCGCCAGGAGCTGATCACCCGCGAGGACGCCCCGCGCCTGTGGATGGTCATGGACGAGACCGCGCTGCGGCGCCCGGTCGGCGGCCCCGACGTGATGCGCGGCCAGATCGACCGGCTCCTCGAGGCCACGGAGCTGGCCAACGTGACGCTGCAGATCGCCGAGTTCGCCGCCGGCCCGCACCCCGGCACGTACGGCCCCTTCGTGTTGTTCCGATTTGCCATGTCAGAACTGCCGGACATGGTCTACAGCGAGTACCTGACCGGCGCGGTCTACCTCGACGCGCGCCCCGAGGTGGCCACCCACCTCGAGGTCATGGACCGCATGGCGGCACATGCCGCGACGGCACATCGCACAAAGGACATCCTCCGGGATCTCCGCAAGGAGCTGTGA
- a CDS encoding DUF397 domain-containing protein — MDRIKARIRGIDGEVIYNGMPARDLGTEGWHKPWSGGNGGNCVEAMKLADGRVAMRQSADPDGPALIYTPGEITAFIEGAKAGAADFLLS, encoded by the coding sequence ATGGATCGGATCAAGGCCCGCATACGAGGGATCGACGGGGAGGTCATCTACAACGGGATGCCCGCCCGCGACCTCGGCACCGAGGGCTGGCACAAGCCCTGGAGCGGCGGCAACGGGGGCAACTGCGTGGAAGCGATGAAGCTGGCCGACGGCCGGGTCGCGATGCGTCAGTCGGCCGACCCGGACGGCCCCGCCCTGATCTACACCCCGGGCGAGATCACCGCGTTCATCGAGGGCGCGAAGGCCGGGGCGGCGGACTTCCTGCTCTCGTGA